TTCCTATCCAACGCCCTATCCGGCATATTCTCCGCCTCAAGCCATAACGCGGCCAACTTCTTCTGGTGGATTCACGCGTTGGTTCTGCTGACGTTCTTGAATTATTTGCCCTACAGCAAGCACCTGCACGTTTTGACCGCCATCCCTAATTGCTTCTTTAAAAGTTTCGATTATCCCAAAACCCTGCCCACGATGGAATTCGTTCGCGGCAACGATTTTGGCATATCCAAGATCACCCAATTCACTTGGAAAGACCTTTTGGATTTTATGTCCTGCACCGAGTGCGGACGCTGTCAAGCCGAGTGCCCCGCCAATAATACTGGCAAATCGCTCAATCCCCGCCTGATTATCCATCAGGGCAAAGTCAATTTGTTCAACAACAGCCCGGCGCTCTTAGCCGCTCGCCCTGCGGATACCTTGGGACCTGCGCCGGACGATGTGGAGATGGCGTTCCCCCTCATCGGCGACGGCGAATTAAGCATTGCGGAAAAAGACCTCTGGGCATGCACCACGTGCGGTTCCTGTATGACGCAATGCCCCGTTTTCATCGAACACGTTCCCAAGATTATCGAAATGCGGCGTCATCTCGTGATGGAGCAATCGAAATTCCCCCACGAGTTGATCTCCTTCTTCGAGAATTCGGAGCAGCGCTTCAATCCGTGGGGCATCGCGCCCACCGACCGCGCCAAGTGGACGACGGATTTAAACGTCCCCATCGTGCAAGAGGGCAAGCCGGTGGAGTATCTCTTCTTCGTCGGCTGCGCGGGTGCCTACGATTCGCGGGTAAAAAGCGTTGTCGCCGATATCTCCAAAATTTTCAACAAGGCGGGTATTTCTTGGGGCATTCTCGGCCAGGAAGAACGTTGCTGCGGCGATTCGTTGCGCCGTCTGGGCAACGAATTCGTCTTCGAGCGCATGGCCCGCGACAACATCGCGCGTTTCCATCGCTTCGGTGTCACGAAAATCGTCACCCATTGCCCACACGGCTATTCGACGATCAAGAACGACTACAAACAATTCGGCGGCGATTTCGAAGTCTACCATCATTCCGAACTGATCGAAAAATTGATCGCCGACGGCAAAATCGCCCTCAAACCTAAACAAGACGGCAAGATCGTCTACCACGACTCCTGCTACTTGGGCCGTTATAACAACATTTACGATTCCCCGCGCCATCTGATCGAAAAGGCCAGCGGCGAAGCGCCCGTCGAAATGGACCGTTGCGGCGAAAAGAGCTTTTGCTGCGGCGCCGGCGGCGGCGGCATGTGGATGGAAGAAATGGAAGGCAAGCATATCTATCTGGCGCGCACGGAAGAAGCCTTAAGCAAAGACCCCTCCACCATCGCCGTTGCCTGTCCCTTCTGCATGACGATGTTCGAAGACGGCGTGAAAGATATCAAAGTGCAAGAGAAAGTCAAAGTCAAAGACATCGCCGAAATCGTCGCGGCGTCGCTGGAATAATTTTGATCGAACCATTTGTATAGGAAT
This genomic window from Candidatus Omnitrophota bacterium contains:
- a CDS encoding (Fe-S)-binding protein — encoded protein: MNWGRILYILIFIFSIGFFLRNAYRLLANVCLGQWDNRFDRLTLRLKNMLVYAFGQLRVVKIRYGINHFVIFWGFMTLLMLNAEFLIAGLFPQFSWAFLGTILYGFLLVMTEIMSAAVLIAVAVAVVRRVFFRPKHIEATFDAFLILGMIAALMIAYFGYHAGEIALGESEWGRCMFLSNALSGIFSASSHNAANFFWWIHALVLLTFLNYLPYSKHLHVLTAIPNCFFKSFDYPKTLPTMEFVRGNDFGISKITQFTWKDLLDFMSCTECGRCQAECPANNTGKSLNPRLIIHQGKVNLFNNSPALLAARPADTLGPAPDDVEMAFPLIGDGELSIAEKDLWACTTCGSCMTQCPVFIEHVPKIIEMRRHLVMEQSKFPHELISFFENSEQRFNPWGIAPTDRAKWTTDLNVPIVQEGKPVEYLFFVGCAGAYDSRVKSVVADISKIFNKAGISWGILGQEERCCGDSLRRLGNEFVFERMARDNIARFHRFGVTKIVTHCPHGYSTIKNDYKQFGGDFEVYHHSELIEKLIADGKIALKPKQDGKIVYHDSCYLGRYNNIYDSPRHLIEKASGEAPVEMDRCGEKSFCCGAGGGGMWMEEMEGKHIYLARTEEALSKDPSTIAVACPFCMTMFEDGVKDIKVQEKVKVKDIAEIVAASLE